A genomic segment from Thermodesulfobacteriota bacterium encodes:
- a CDS encoding cobalamin-dependent protein (Presence of a B(12) (cobalamin)-binding domain implies dependence on cobalamin itself, in one of its several forms, or in some unusual lineages, dependence on a cobalamin-like analog.), translating into MNETQKLNDKKYSIKVVSMRTGLSAHAIRAWERRYNAVSPNRDSNNRRYYTEEDIIRLTLLKRATDAGFGISQLVASTDEELNELISSMNVIDLPVKSKLPENTSEPSVTVSDMTYENYIDSFMSALEQMDSKTLENILIQAEADYGLNSTIENLIVPLMEVLGEGWRKGKLRISHEHLASHVIRTFLGGVLASHKSYPGAPNVLVTTPADQWHDIGALIIAVTAASEGWNVTYLGANLPSEEIAGAVKQNNCKAVILSIVYPEDDPLLVQEIRKLRKSISSTVAIIVGGRASLSYKPVLDEIGAVRVDSLYKIRTSLESLRSKK; encoded by the coding sequence ATGAACGAAACACAAAAATTAAATGACAAAAAGTATTCTATTAAAGTGGTATCAATGAGAACTGGATTGAGTGCTCATGCAATAAGGGCATGGGAGCGCAGGTATAACGCAGTATCTCCAAACAGAGATTCCAATAACCGAAGATACTATACTGAAGAAGATATAATCAGACTTACATTATTAAAAAGGGCTACCGATGCTGGATTTGGAATAAGCCAACTTGTTGCATCTACAGACGAAGAGTTAAACGAACTGATATCGTCAATGAATGTTATAGACCTTCCAGTGAAGAGTAAATTGCCTGAAAACACTTCTGAACCTAGTGTAACAGTGTCGGATATGACTTATGAAAATTATATAGATAGTTTTATGAGTGCACTTGAGCAAATGGACTCAAAAACTTTAGAAAATATTCTAATTCAAGCTGAGGCAGATTACGGACTTAACTCAACAATTGAGAATTTAATTGTTCCATTAATGGAAGTACTCGGCGAGGGATGGAGAAAGGGAAAACTTAGAATTTCACATGAACATTTAGCATCTCATGTAATTAGAACATTTCTGGGTGGGGTGCTGGCATCTCATAAATCCTATCCTGGAGCGCCTAATGTACTCGTAACCACCCCTGCGGACCAATGGCATGATATTGGAGCGCTTATAATAGCTGTAACGGCTGCAAGCGAGGGTTGGAATGTGACATATCTAGGAGCCAACCTGCCTTCTGAGGAAATCGCGGGGGCTGTAAAACAAAATAACTGTAAAGCTGTAATTCTTAGTATTGTTTATCCTGAAGACGACCCTTTGCTAGTACAAGAGATCAGAAAATTAAGAAAAAGTATTTCAAGCACTGTTGCAATCATTGTTGGCGGTAGAGCAAGTCTTAGCTATAAACCTGTATTGGACGAAATAGGCGCCGTACGAGTGGACAGTCTATATAAAATAAGAACCAGTCTTGAGTCTCTTAGATCTAAGAAGTAA
- a CDS encoding sigma-70 family RNA polymerase sigma factor yields the protein MDYTYQDYSDGYYEKDSTSNTSNDELYEHFEDEGNLDTELEINISDEQFDENPEHSGIQVKTQKDNDDSPSENTNYKWTKYEEERVLYVYFKDLVDEKLLTADQEKEIAAQIKECKRRIEKIDDKLKKNQTITKDEITKLQAFRRGYEKKEEELKSKFIRANLRLVINIAKRHLGRGLALTDLVQEGNLGLIRAVEKFDHTKGFKFSTYGAWWIHQAVTRAIAEKTRTIKVPVYVLEQSSKVFKAKYMLQEELERKPLPKEIAERTKLSVEIVEAVLDGTDNVLSLDNPIKEDRSRTYMDFLPDSKSTGQEYNVDNRNMKDLLSELLTTLSAKEEEIVRMRYGFGNTTVHTLDEIGTKFGVTRERIRQIEKSALKKIASSEKGDKLKGYL from the coding sequence ATGGATTATACATATCAGGATTATAGTGATGGTTATTACGAGAAGGACAGTACTTCTAACACATCAAATGATGAATTATATGAACATTTTGAGGATGAGGGGAATTTGGATACAGAATTAGAAATTAATATTTCTGATGAACAATTTGACGAGAATCCTGAACACAGCGGGATACAAGTGAAGACACAAAAAGATAATGATGACAGCCCTTCTGAAAATACTAACTATAAATGGACTAAGTATGAAGAAGAAAGAGTTTTATATGTTTACTTCAAAGACTTAGTCGATGAAAAATTACTTACTGCAGACCAGGAAAAGGAAATAGCTGCACAAATTAAAGAGTGCAAGAGAAGAATTGAGAAAATTGACGACAAACTTAAAAAAAATCAGACAATAACAAAAGATGAAATAACAAAACTACAAGCTTTTAGAAGAGGTTATGAAAAAAAGGAAGAAGAATTAAAATCTAAATTTATAAGAGCAAACCTACGCTTAGTAATTAACATAGCCAAGCGACATTTGGGCAGAGGGCTTGCTCTAACTGATCTTGTCCAGGAAGGAAACCTGGGTCTTATAAGGGCAGTTGAAAAATTTGACCATACTAAAGGCTTTAAATTTTCAACATACGGCGCATGGTGGATACATCAGGCTGTAACCCGTGCAATCGCTGAGAAGACCAGAACAATTAAAGTACCTGTTTACGTTCTTGAGCAATCAAGCAAAGTGTTTAAAGCAAAATATATGCTTCAGGAAGAGCTTGAAAGAAAACCTCTTCCAAAGGAAATTGCTGAGAGAACAAAACTAAGCGTTGAAATAGTTGAGGCTGTTCTGGACGGTACAGATAACGTTTTATCTCTTGATAACCCAATAAAAGAAGATAGATCCAGAACTTATATGGACTTTCTTCCAGATAGTAAATCAACTGGGCAGGAATACAATGTTGATAACAGAAACATGAAAGATTTACTTAGCGAGCTTCTCACTACACTTTCAGCTAAAGAAGAAGAAATTGTCAGAATGAGATACGGTTTTGGTAATACAACAGTTCATACCCTTGATGAGATTGGTACCAAATTTGGAGTAACCAGAGAGAGAATTAGACAGATTGAAAAATCTGCTCTCAAAAAAATAGCATCATCTGAGAAAGGTGATAAACTAAAAGGATATCTCTAG
- a CDS encoding fasciclin domain-containing protein, whose protein sequence is MAVLFVVFGSAQVIAGSDKNKDIVDTAVGAGSFTTLVAAVQAAGLEETLRGEGPYTVFAPTDEAFAALPEGTVENLLKPENKEQLVAILTYHVVPGKVTSADVVKVTEAKSVNGKGIPIAVNDGKVKVDNATVVTADVMASNGVIHVIDAVIIPD, encoded by the coding sequence ATGGCGGTTTTATTTGTGGTGTTTGGGTCTGCTCAGGTAATCGCAGGAAGCGATAAAAACAAAGATATCGTAGATACTGCGGTCGGAGCAGGATCATTTACAACATTAGTAGCAGCTGTTCAGGCTGCAGGACTTGAAGAGACTCTCAGAGGAGAGGGACCTTACACCGTATTCGCTCCTACTGACGAAGCTTTTGCAGCACTTCCAGAAGGAACAGTAGAAAATCTTCTAAAACCAGAAAATAAAGAACAGCTTGTTGCAATTCTCACATATCATGTAGTGCCAGGAAAGGTTACATCAGCAGATGTTGTAAAAGTCACAGAGGCAAAATCAGTAAATGGTAAAGGAATACCAATTGCCGTAAATGACGGAAAAGTCAAAGTTGATAATGCAACAGTAGTAACAGCAGATGTTATGGCAAGCAATGGAGTCATACATGTAATTGATGCTGTAATTATTCCTGACTAA